A stretch of Corallococcus macrosporus DNA encodes these proteins:
- a CDS encoding sigma-54-dependent transcriptional regulator, giving the protein MAPERILVVDDEANARRALVTLLGEEGYEVREAADGAEALAALDDFAPALVLTDVRMPRMDGLTLLRRAKEAGNDAAFVMMTAFGTVEAAVEAMRQGAESYLTKPLDLNAVLVVLGKALETRRLKQETRQLRERVAERFRVGNIIGDAPELQGVYALIHQAAPTRATVLILGESGTGKELVAQALHELSPRKARPFVKVHCAALSEGLLESELFGHERGAFTGAVARKEGRFELADGGTLFLDEIGEISPAVQVKLLRVLQGREFERVGGTQTVKVDVRIVAATHRDLEAEVKAGRFREDLYYRLNVVSVTLPPLRRRKADIPALVSHFLERCNALHGKAVKGLAPGTLEALMSHDWPGNIRELENAVERAVVLARGEELTADDLPPVLRGPRPSAGAGDRLIPGASLATIEREAILRTLEMVQGSTTRAAEVLGISVRKIQYKLKEYGGGGSAGPEEAAWKPDPEA; this is encoded by the coding sequence ATGGCCCCAGAACGCATCCTGGTCGTGGACGACGAGGCGAACGCGCGGCGCGCCCTGGTCACCCTCCTTGGCGAGGAGGGGTACGAGGTGCGGGAGGCCGCGGACGGCGCGGAGGCGCTCGCCGCGCTCGATGACTTCGCTCCCGCGCTGGTGCTCACGGACGTGCGGATGCCGCGCATGGACGGGCTCACGCTGCTGCGCCGCGCGAAGGAGGCCGGCAACGACGCGGCCTTCGTGATGATGACGGCGTTCGGCACGGTGGAGGCCGCGGTGGAGGCCATGCGCCAGGGCGCGGAGAGCTACCTCACCAAGCCGCTGGACCTGAACGCCGTGCTCGTCGTGCTGGGCAAGGCGCTGGAGACGCGCCGGCTGAAGCAGGAGACCCGCCAGCTGCGCGAGCGCGTGGCGGAGCGCTTCCGCGTGGGCAACATCATCGGGGACGCGCCCGAGCTCCAGGGCGTCTACGCCCTCATCCACCAGGCGGCCCCCACGCGGGCCACCGTGCTCATCCTGGGAGAGAGCGGCACGGGCAAGGAGCTGGTGGCCCAGGCGCTGCACGAACTCAGCCCGCGCAAGGCGCGCCCCTTCGTGAAGGTGCACTGCGCGGCGCTCAGCGAGGGCCTGCTGGAGAGCGAGCTGTTCGGCCACGAGCGCGGGGCCTTCACCGGCGCCGTCGCGCGCAAGGAGGGCCGCTTCGAGCTGGCGGACGGCGGCACCCTGTTCCTGGACGAGATTGGCGAAATCTCTCCGGCCGTGCAGGTGAAGCTGCTGCGCGTGCTGCAGGGCCGCGAGTTCGAGCGCGTGGGCGGCACGCAGACGGTGAAGGTGGACGTGCGCATCGTGGCGGCCACCCACCGCGACCTGGAGGCGGAGGTGAAGGCGGGCCGCTTCCGCGAGGACCTCTACTACCGGCTCAACGTGGTGTCGGTGACGCTGCCGCCCCTGCGCCGGCGCAAGGCGGACATCCCCGCGCTGGTGAGCCACTTCCTCGAGCGCTGCAACGCCCTCCACGGCAAGGCCGTGAAGGGGCTGGCGCCCGGCACCCTGGAGGCGCTGATGAGCCACGACTGGCCGGGCAACATCCGCGAGCTGGAGAACGCGGTGGAGCGCGCCGTGGTGCTCGCCCGGGGCGAGGAGCTGACGGCGGACGACCTGCCGCCGGTGCTGCGCGGTCCCCGCCCCAGCGCCGGGGCCGGCGACCGGCTCATCCCCGGCGCGTCGCTCGCCACCATCGAGCGCGAGGCCATCCTGCGCACCCTGGAGATGGTGCAGGGCTCCACCACGCGCGCCGCGGAGGTGCTGGGCATCAGCGTGCGGAAGATCCAGTACAAGCTCAAGGAGTACGGCGGCGGCGGCAGCGCCGGCCCGGAGGAGGCGGCATGGAAGCCAGACCCGGAGGCGTGA
- a CDS encoding TraR/DksA family transcriptional regulator, giving the protein MRGDPMVNRARQMLLSRQSALRASCVEGPAPAGGAGDGCPPVRGALCPPRELEEVEAALERIAQGRFGGCEQCGGAIGRQRLLAVPEARCCLTCADARARDTDR; this is encoded by the coding sequence GTGCGCGGCGACCCCATGGTGAACCGGGCGCGGCAGATGCTGCTGTCCCGCCAGAGCGCGCTGCGGGCGTCGTGCGTGGAAGGGCCCGCTCCGGCCGGCGGCGCGGGGGACGGCTGCCCGCCCGTGCGGGGAGCGCTCTGCCCACCGCGCGAGCTGGAGGAGGTGGAGGCGGCGCTCGAGCGCATCGCGCAAGGCCGCTTCGGCGGCTGCGAGCAGTGCGGGGGCGCCATCGGCCGGCAGCGGCTGCTGGCCGTCCCCGAGGCGCGCTGCTGCCTGACGTGCGCGGACGCGCGGGCCCGGGACACGGACCGATGA
- a CDS encoding 2-hydroxyacid dehydrogenase yields the protein MRIAFFDTHRFDRTAFEAANATSGHALTWFEPRLTSQTVGLAAGFPAVCSFVNDRLDGPCLQALAAGGTRLVALRSAGFNHVDLEEAGRLGMAVVRVPEYSPQAVAEHTAALVLALNRKVHRAYARVREWNFSLDGLVGFDLHGRTVALVGLGRIGRATARIFHGFGCRLLAVDPRLSADDAKALGLEPVTLEDALGRADILSLHVPLTPATRHLIDAKALARMKPGAMLINTGRGALIDSHALLGALKSGHLGAAGLDVYEEEEGIFFQDLSGQVLQDDVLARLLTFPNVLVTAHQAFLTREALDAIARTTLQSVTRFERGEPLGVTEVRAEQVLPR from the coding sequence ATGCGCATCGCCTTCTTCGACACCCACCGCTTCGACCGCACGGCCTTCGAGGCGGCCAACGCCACGTCCGGCCACGCCCTCACCTGGTTCGAGCCCCGCCTGACGTCCCAGACGGTGGGGCTGGCGGCGGGCTTCCCCGCGGTGTGCTCCTTCGTGAACGACCGGCTGGACGGCCCCTGCCTCCAGGCGCTGGCGGCGGGCGGCACGCGGCTGGTGGCGCTGCGCTCGGCGGGCTTCAACCACGTGGACCTGGAGGAGGCGGGCCGGCTGGGCATGGCCGTCGTGCGCGTCCCCGAGTACTCGCCGCAGGCCGTGGCGGAGCACACCGCCGCGCTGGTGCTCGCGCTCAACCGCAAGGTGCACCGCGCCTATGCCCGGGTGCGGGAGTGGAACTTCTCGCTGGACGGGCTGGTGGGGTTCGACCTGCACGGCAGGACGGTGGCCCTGGTGGGGCTGGGGCGCATCGGCCGGGCCACCGCGCGCATCTTCCACGGCTTCGGCTGCCGGCTGCTCGCGGTGGACCCCCGGCTGTCCGCGGACGACGCGAAGGCGCTGGGGCTGGAGCCCGTGACGCTGGAGGACGCGCTGGGCCGCGCGGACATCCTCTCGCTGCACGTGCCCCTCACGCCCGCCACGCGCCACCTCATCGACGCGAAGGCGCTCGCCCGCATGAAGCCCGGGGCCATGCTCATCAACACCGGGCGCGGGGCGCTCATCGACAGCCACGCCCTGCTGGGCGCGCTCAAGTCCGGCCACCTGGGCGCGGCCGGCCTGGACGTGTACGAGGAGGAGGAGGGCATCTTCTTCCAGGACCTCTCCGGCCAGGTGCTCCAGGACGACGTGCTCGCGCGCCTCCTGACGTTCCCCAACGTGCTCGTCACCGCGCACCAGGCCTTCCTCACCCGCGAGGCGCTGGACGCCATTGCCCGGACCACGCTGCAGAGCGTGACGCGCTTCGAGCGGGGCGAGCCCCTGGGGGTGACGGAGGTCCGGGCCGAGCAGGTGCTCCCGCGCTGA
- a CDS encoding MBL fold metallo-hydrolase RNA specificity domain-containing protein, which translates to MNVRDEAASTVSLRFLGAAGTVTGSRFLLEREGREKGRVLLDCGLFQGLKALRQRNWAPPPFDPVTLDAVVLSHAHLDHSGALPLLVRGGFQGAVHCTPGTADLLGPLLLDSAYLQEEDAERANRHGYTKHQPALPLYTVEDARRALALLRTHPYGTPFSVGAGLEVTFRRAGHILGSATVDVAWGRGDAARHLVFSGDLGRPGRPILRDPEAVPGADVLLLESTYGDRVHATWPEGHLARIITRTAHQGGAVVIPVFAVGRAQELLWTLHRLRAEQRLPHVPVFLDSPMAQDVTELYCRHPEDHDVDMLRLTGQARCPLCASERHWVRTPEESRALTERTGPRVILAASGMATGGRVLHHLKHLLPDVRNTVVLVGHQAVGTRGRALQDGAARVRIHGEDVPVRARVETVDGLSAHADREELLGWLRTFPRPPRETWLVHGEPDASQALAESIRERMGWHVRVARDGERVTLE; encoded by the coding sequence ATGAACGTGAGGGATGAGGCGGCGTCCACGGTCTCGCTGCGGTTCCTGGGGGCGGCGGGCACCGTCACCGGCTCCCGGTTCCTGCTGGAGCGGGAGGGCCGCGAGAAGGGCCGTGTGCTGCTCGACTGCGGCCTGTTCCAGGGGCTCAAGGCCCTGCGCCAGCGCAACTGGGCGCCGCCGCCGTTCGACCCGGTGACGCTGGACGCCGTGGTCCTCAGCCACGCCCACCTGGACCACTCCGGGGCCCTGCCGCTGCTGGTGCGCGGCGGGTTCCAGGGGGCCGTCCACTGCACGCCGGGCACGGCGGACCTGCTGGGCCCGCTGCTGCTCGACTCCGCGTACCTCCAGGAGGAGGACGCGGAGCGGGCCAACCGCCACGGCTACACGAAGCACCAGCCCGCGCTGCCGCTCTACACGGTGGAGGACGCGCGGCGTGCGCTCGCGCTCCTGCGCACGCACCCCTACGGCACGCCCTTCTCGGTGGGGGCGGGGCTGGAGGTGACGTTCCGGCGCGCGGGCCACATCCTTGGCTCGGCCACGGTGGACGTGGCCTGGGGGAGGGGAGACGCCGCGCGCCACCTGGTCTTCTCCGGGGACCTGGGGCGTCCGGGCCGTCCCATCCTGCGCGACCCGGAAGCCGTGCCCGGGGCGGACGTGCTGCTGCTGGAGTCCACCTATGGCGACCGCGTGCACGCGACCTGGCCGGAGGGGCACCTGGCGCGCATCATCACGCGCACGGCCCACCAGGGCGGCGCGGTGGTCATCCCCGTCTTCGCGGTGGGGCGCGCGCAGGAGCTGCTCTGGACGCTGCACCGCCTGCGCGCCGAGCAGCGCCTGCCGCACGTGCCCGTGTTCCTGGACAGCCCCATGGCGCAGGACGTGACGGAGCTCTACTGCCGCCACCCGGAGGACCATGACGTGGACATGCTGCGGCTCACCGGACAGGCGCGCTGTCCGCTGTGCGCCTCGGAGCGCCACTGGGTGCGCACCCCGGAGGAGTCCCGGGCGCTGACGGAGAGGACGGGCCCCCGCGTCATCCTCGCGGCCAGCGGCATGGCCACGGGCGGCCGGGTGCTGCACCACCTGAAGCACCTGCTGCCGGACGTGCGCAACACGGTGGTGCTCGTGGGCCACCAGGCCGTGGGCACCCGGGGGCGCGCGCTCCAGGACGGCGCGGCCCGGGTGCGCATCCACGGCGAGGACGTCCCCGTGCGGGCGCGCGTGGAGACGGTGGACGGCCTGTCGGCGCACGCGGACCGGGAGGAGCTGCTCGGCTGGCTGCGCACGTTCCCGCGCCCCCCGCGCGAGACCTGGCTCGTCCACGGAGAGCCCGACGCCAGCCAGGCGCTGGCGGAGAGCATCCGCGAACGCATGGGCTGGCATGTGCGCGTGGCGCGCGACGGCGAGCGCGTGACGCTGGAGTAG